One genomic region from Leptolyngbyaceae cyanobacterium JSC-12 encodes:
- a CDS encoding hypothetical protein (IMG reference gene:2510094550), whose product MEPIPLPSHVHYELLLQLLERQTTLAADKRPVVQDQVHQLIVTLRKAIAQQKQLEETCGRHQIPVEYRWSLNELKNGESASKDFLSLSQE is encoded by the coding sequence ATGGAACCCATTCCCCTCCCGTCTCATGTCCACTACGAACTGCTTCTACAACTTTTGGAACGGCAAACGACGCTAGCAGCAGACAAAAGACCCGTCGTTCAAGATCAGGTACACCAGTTGATTGTGACGCTTCGTAAAGCGATTGCACAACAGAAGCAATTGGAAGAAACCTGTGGGCGCCACCAAATTCCAGTAGAATATCGCTGGTCGCTAAACGAGCTTAAAAACGGTGAATCGGCTTCTAAAGATTTTCTGAGTTTAAGCCAAGAGTAA
- a CDS encoding dihydrolipoamide dehydrogenase (IMG reference gene:2510094548~PFAM: Pyridine nucleotide-disulphide oxidoreductase; Pyridine nucleotide-disulphide oxidoreductase, dimerisation domain~TIGRFAM: dihydrolipoamide dehydrogenase), translating into MSESFDYDLLIVGAGVGGHGAALHAVSCGLKTAVVEGGVMGGTCVNRGCIPSKALLAASGKVRELRDAHHLKSLGIQLADVSFERQAIADHANGIVVKQREALINSLKRLGVDTIHGWARVAGSQKVLVETKDGEKTITAKDIILAPGSVPFVPPGVEIDGKTVFTSDDAVRLETLPDWIAIVGSGYIGLEFADVYSALGCEITLIEALDQLMPGFDPDIAKLAQRVLITPRDIETKVGVLAKRVIPGSPVVIELADTKTKEVVEVLEVDACLIATGRIPYTKDLGLESISVELDRRGFIQVDEYLAVVKDGQPVPHLYAIGDATGKMMLAHAASAQGIAVVETICGRPRTVDYHSIPAAAFTHPEIGFVGMTEPIAQEKASAEGFELGVARTYFKGNAKAIAEGETEGLAKIIFRKDTGEVLGVHIFGLHASDLIHEAASAIAQRQSVHELAFLVHTHPTLSEVLDEAYKRAVGSH; encoded by the coding sequence GTGAGCGAGTCCTTTGATTACGATTTGCTAATTGTTGGAGCCGGAGTTGGAGGGCATGGAGCTGCTTTACACGCCGTCAGTTGTGGGCTGAAGACGGCTGTGGTCGAGGGTGGTGTAATGGGCGGTACCTGTGTTAATCGAGGTTGTATTCCATCCAAAGCCCTATTAGCTGCATCTGGAAAAGTCCGAGAACTGCGAGATGCGCATCACCTCAAGTCATTGGGGATTCAGTTGGCAGATGTATCGTTTGAACGGCAGGCGATCGCCGACCACGCGAACGGAATCGTTGTCAAACAACGAGAAGCACTAATCAACAGCTTGAAGCGCCTGGGAGTAGATACAATTCACGGCTGGGCACGGGTTGCCGGTAGCCAGAAAGTGCTAGTGGAAACCAAAGATGGCGAGAAAACAATCACTGCGAAGGATATAATCCTGGCTCCTGGCTCGGTTCCATTTGTGCCGCCAGGCGTGGAAATTGATGGGAAGACTGTATTTACCAGCGATGATGCAGTGCGGCTGGAAACTTTACCGGATTGGATTGCGATCGTGGGGAGTGGCTATATTGGCTTGGAATTTGCCGATGTCTATTCGGCTCTGGGCTGCGAAATCACTCTGATTGAAGCTCTGGATCAGTTGATGCCGGGCTTCGATCCCGATATCGCTAAACTGGCTCAGCGCGTTCTGATCACTCCCCGTGATATTGAAACGAAGGTGGGAGTATTGGCAAAGCGTGTAATCCCTGGTTCACCCGTTGTGATTGAACTCGCCGATACTAAGACAAAAGAAGTGGTGGAGGTACTAGAAGTGGATGCCTGCCTCATTGCCACAGGACGCATCCCTTATACGAAAGACCTGGGGCTAGAATCGATCAGCGTAGAGCTAGATCGGCGTGGCTTTATTCAGGTGGATGAGTATCTGGCAGTTGTCAAAGACGGGCAACCCGTGCCTCATCTCTATGCGATCGGAGATGCCACAGGCAAGATGATGTTGGCACACGCGGCTTCTGCTCAGGGCATTGCAGTGGTAGAAACGATTTGCGGACGCCCAAGAACTGTGGATTACCATAGTATTCCGGCAGCAGCTTTTACCCATCCGGAAATTGGCTTCGTTGGGATGACGGAGCCGATCGCGCAGGAAAAAGCCAGTGCTGAAGGCTTTGAACTTGGGGTTGCCCGAACGTACTTCAAAGGCAATGCGAAAGCGATCGCGGAAGGAGAAACCGAAGGACTCGCAAAAATTATTTTTCGCAAAGACACGGGAGAAGTGTTGGGAGTTCACATTTTTGGACTTCATGCGTCTGATTTAATCCATGAGGCTGCCAGCGCGATCGCTCAACGCCAATCTGTCCACGAACTTGCCTTCCTGGTTCATACCCATCCCACCCTCTCGGAAGTGCTAGATGAAGCCTATAAGCGGGCTGTGGGTAGTCATTAG
- a CDS encoding Indole-3-glycerol phosphate synthase (IMG reference gene:2510094549~PFAM: Indole-3-glycerol phosphate synthase), which translates to MQIRRRPPNPAVAVQELRYQVALPDAKPRHILEEIVWHKEAEVDQLREFLPLNELRSKVQTAPPTRDFLQALKQSSIHPAVIAEVKKASPSKGVIREEFDPVEIARSYKQGGATCLSVLTDKKFFQGSFDYLQQIREVVDIPLLCKDFILYPYQMYYARLHGADAVLLIAAILPDKDLQYFIKIAATLGLTALVEVHTLAELDRALALEGVTLIGINNRNLEDFSVDLQTTCMLLAERQSQLQTREIVVVSESGLFTGSDLDIVTQAGAEAVLIGESFMKQPDPGAALAELLASSRMPASG; encoded by the coding sequence ATGCAAATTCGTCGCCGTCCGCCGAATCCCGCAGTTGCCGTCCAGGAATTGCGATACCAAGTTGCTCTACCGGATGCCAAACCGCGTCATATTTTGGAAGAGATTGTTTGGCATAAGGAAGCAGAAGTTGACCAATTACGAGAGTTTTTGCCTCTTAACGAATTGCGGAGTAAGGTGCAAACAGCTCCACCAACACGCGATTTTTTGCAAGCCTTAAAGCAAAGCAGCATACACCCTGCCGTGATCGCTGAGGTGAAAAAAGCCTCTCCCAGCAAGGGAGTGATTCGGGAAGAGTTTGACCCAGTTGAGATCGCACGCTCCTATAAACAGGGTGGTGCTACTTGCCTCTCAGTCCTGACAGATAAAAAATTTTTTCAGGGCAGTTTTGACTACTTGCAGCAAATCCGAGAGGTTGTCGATATCCCTTTACTCTGTAAGGATTTTATTCTTTATCCATATCAAATGTATTACGCTCGCCTCCATGGGGCGGATGCTGTGCTGTTGATTGCTGCTATCTTGCCAGACAAAGACCTTCAGTATTTCATCAAAATTGCAGCGACATTGGGGTTAACAGCGTTGGTCGAAGTGCATACTCTGGCAGAACTTGATCGGGCATTGGCATTGGAAGGGGTCACCCTGATTGGCATTAATAACCGCAATCTGGAAGATTTCTCGGTTGATTTGCAAACAACGTGCATGCTGCTGGCAGAGCGGCAATCGCAGTTGCAAACACGCGAAATCGTTGTGGTGAGCGAATCTGGTCTGTTTACAGGTTCAGATTTGGATATAGTTACTCAAGCAGGCGCAGAGGCTGTACTCATCGGCGAATCCTTTATGAAACAGCCTGATCCGGGTGCTGCCTTAGCTGAACTTCTAGCGTCCTCCCGTATGCCTGCTTCCGGTTAA
- a CDS encoding Zn-dependent protease with chaperone function (IMG reference gene:2510094543~PFAM: Peptidase family M48), whose protein sequence is MGHWLHMSSLKVPLLGLRSDHFRHPLDLEATAALKQLPGLDMIIRNLLGPVAEQYFYLENIAASVLVSEQQLPELHLLLVEACRILDLEPPQLYVRQHPVPNAYTFAMRSKQPFIVVHTSLLELLTPEEIQAVIAHELGHLKCEHGVYLTLANILVLAAGQLPWGAAIAQSLQMQLMEWVRCAEFTCDRAALLATQNPRVVASVLMKLAGGSPTLASQLNLDAFLAQARAYDNISNDQIGELLKQAMTAQLTHPVPVLRAREIDRWGSSQAYQSLLESRPPEQSSKEPLKGGWRNW, encoded by the coding sequence ATGGGTCATTGGTTGCACATGTCTTCATTGAAAGTTCCCCTGTTGGGTTTGAGATCTGACCATTTTCGCCACCCATTGGATTTAGAGGCGACTGCGGCATTGAAGCAGTTGCCTGGTTTGGATATGATAATTCGCAATTTACTAGGTCCCGTGGCGGAACAATATTTCTATCTGGAGAATATTGCGGCGAGTGTGCTAGTTAGTGAGCAACAATTGCCAGAGTTACATTTGTTGCTAGTGGAAGCCTGCAGAATTTTGGATCTGGAACCCCCGCAGCTTTATGTACGCCAGCATCCGGTTCCCAATGCATATACCTTTGCTATGCGTAGCAAGCAGCCATTTATAGTAGTGCATACCTCGCTTCTAGAATTGCTCACGCCTGAAGAAATTCAGGCAGTCATTGCCCATGAGTTGGGGCATTTGAAGTGTGAGCATGGAGTGTATCTAACTCTAGCGAATATTCTAGTGTTAGCAGCGGGACAACTCCCCTGGGGGGCAGCGATCGCCCAATCTCTTCAAATGCAGTTGATGGAGTGGGTACGTTGTGCAGAATTCACCTGCGATCGCGCCGCCTTGTTAGCCACCCAAAATCCTAGAGTTGTTGCGTCAGTGCTAATGAAATTGGCAGGCGGCTCTCCCACCCTTGCCAGCCAATTGAATCTGGATGCATTTCTGGCTCAAGCCAGAGCCTACGACAACATCAGCAATGACCAGATAGGGGAATTGTTGAAACAGGCAATGACCGCTCAACTTACTCATCCAGTACCAGTATTAAGGGCTAGAGAAATTGATCGCTGGGGCAGCAGTCAAGCGTATCAATCACTTCTAGAAAGCCGTCCTCCTGAGCAGAGTAGCAAAGAACCGCTGAAAGGCGGTTGGCGGAATTGGTGA
- a CDS encoding rRNA methylase (IMG reference gene:2510094546~PFAM: SpoU rRNA Methylase family; RNA 2'-O ribose methyltransferase substrate binding): MLVSLQNPLVKQLRKLHRAKERREQGVFLLEGTHLLEAACLANRTIALVCCTPDWQAKYPELWQHAKQRATRTEIVSPEVLKAIATTVEPDGVIATVERPSIPVPTFTTLGLVLETIQDPGNLGTMIRTVAAAGAEGLLLSADSVDLDHPKVLRASAGLWFRVPMATSLDLSTDLKQYQQQGFQIVATLPTASQTYWQINWRKPTLVLLGNEGSGLSPAVSAFADMAVRIPLSPGVESLNVAIAAALILYEARRQREYT, encoded by the coding sequence ATGTTAGTCAGCCTGCAAAATCCTTTAGTTAAGCAATTGCGCAAACTACACCGGGCAAAAGAACGGCGAGAGCAGGGAGTGTTTTTACTCGAGGGGACTCACTTGTTGGAGGCGGCATGTTTGGCAAATCGTACGATCGCCCTAGTCTGCTGCACGCCTGATTGGCAGGCGAAATATCCAGAGCTATGGCAACATGCAAAGCAACGGGCAACTCGAACTGAAATTGTGAGTCCAGAGGTATTGAAGGCGATCGCAACGACAGTTGAGCCAGATGGAGTAATCGCAACAGTTGAACGCCCTTCTATCCCAGTTCCCACCTTTACCACTCTGGGGCTAGTGTTAGAAACCATTCAAGATCCTGGCAATTTAGGCACGATGATTCGTACGGTTGCGGCGGCTGGAGCAGAGGGGTTGCTGCTCAGTGCTGACAGTGTGGATCTGGATCATCCGAAAGTGCTGCGAGCTTCGGCAGGATTATGGTTTCGAGTGCCTATGGCAACAAGTTTAGATTTATCTACTGATTTGAAGCAGTACCAGCAGCAAGGATTCCAAATTGTCGCCACTCTACCAACCGCTAGCCAGACCTATTGGCAGATTAATTGGCGAAAACCAACCCTTGTATTGCTGGGAAATGAAGGTTCAGGCTTATCGCCAGCCGTTTCAGCATTCGCGGATATGGCGGTCCGTATTCCTCTCAGTCCAGGAGTGGAATCGTTGAATGTAGCGATCGCGGCTGCACTCATTTTGTATGAAGCCAGGCGACAGCGAGAATATACTTAG
- a CDS encoding FHA domain-containing protein (IMG reference gene:2510094553~PFAM: FHA domain), which produces MNSEPISGEALISELSVGDATQVVLPVAPLLVDNLPDSVQEPEEFAFAKAPTLMIKPDEESSDEDALALNTVVDATPKYYIQGVVLGRRACLITNVLDGSSQTLFQPQMVWTIGRNREAALPLRDRALSRRHAVILYVPDEGFYLVDLNSMNGSFINGMRIQQRQLLKDGDCLRLGSFKFSFFTSNQLRSIDPIHPEVLARFTGLKSRTKDSIDYLALEEPDVLFRVPSE; this is translated from the coding sequence ATGAATTCGGAACCGATCTCTGGTGAAGCTTTAATTTCTGAGCTATCTGTTGGAGATGCAACCCAGGTGGTGCTTCCTGTTGCTCCACTCTTAGTGGATAACCTTCCTGATAGTGTGCAGGAACCTGAAGAATTTGCATTTGCGAAAGCACCGACATTGATGATTAAGCCGGATGAAGAATCCAGCGATGAGGATGCGCTAGCGCTTAACACAGTTGTTGACGCAACGCCCAAATACTATATTCAAGGCGTTGTATTGGGTCGGCGTGCCTGCCTTATTACTAATGTATTGGATGGCAGTTCACAAACCTTGTTTCAGCCACAAATGGTATGGACAATCGGACGAAATCGCGAGGCAGCGTTACCATTGCGCGATCGCGCCTTGTCTCGTCGTCATGCTGTGATTTTGTATGTTCCAGATGAGGGATTTTATCTGGTTGATTTGAATAGTATGAATGGCTCGTTTATCAACGGGATGCGGATTCAGCAACGGCAATTGTTGAAAGATGGCGATTGCCTGCGACTTGGCAGTTTTAAGTTTAGTTTCTTTACCAGTAACCAGTTGCGCTCTATTGACCCCATCCATCCAGAAGTGCTAGCTCGGTTTACAGGACTCAAATCCCGCACAAAAGATTCTATTGATTATTTAGCACTGGAAGAACCAGATGTTCTGTTTCGGGTTCCATCTGAATAG
- a CDS encoding putative nucleoside-diphosphate sugar epimerase (IMG reference gene:2510094552~PFAM: Polysaccharide biosynthesis protein), which translates to MQATLNTSSDIISRIQQLVPPGSSEPQESALVEELKRLTQALIREYQASGRLQDEPFNEAWTRSLHLYESDVCTLLHGKTVMVTGGEGCVGSRLIDKLIELGVRRIISVDNARINTSFNAEPIPGNAPNVVLYSADVRNLAALRQIFETERPAIVFHLAAIRIPGLAEKIILETVSSNIFGSQNIIQLCEEYNVEQCVFSSTGKASRYWTAEVYAATKKVNEWLFAHAAQTGNVRYSMVRFTHMLNNSSMCEQIDSRVNADRPVNIHAPERYVVGQNVGEAVHLLLNSLLFAEPKRLRFILVRNLGWPTESLEVALYKILKSGKDLPIYFQGIPPGYEEPFFLGQVDWDHPTEINTLINALETENFSTISTSGDMIVSETIPFSACTLMEQLVHLKLMCTDPSIPEGEIKQQLSEVVRQVAATTFYHASPKRVLQILKWGINLKQYERGEFYLAPYRPFIELVVQSLASRLDLDTLKECRISTQEFKRLLSALNAFPSIRDEVCRMQNIVSYFRENHPRSADEVACV; encoded by the coding sequence ATGCAAGCAACCCTAAATACCAGTAGCGACATTATCTCACGCATCCAGCAGCTCGTTCCACCAGGTTCATCGGAACCTCAAGAATCCGCACTGGTGGAAGAACTTAAAAGGCTGACACAAGCATTAATTCGTGAATATCAAGCATCTGGCAGATTACAAGATGAGCCATTTAATGAAGCCTGGACTCGCTCTTTGCATTTATACGAGTCAGATGTGTGCACGCTACTTCATGGCAAGACTGTTATGGTGACTGGTGGTGAGGGATGCGTTGGCTCTCGTTTAATTGATAAGTTGATCGAACTAGGCGTAAGACGAATTATTTCCGTGGATAACGCCCGCATTAACACTAGCTTTAACGCAGAACCTATCCCTGGAAACGCTCCTAATGTGGTTTTATACTCAGCGGACGTTCGAAATTTGGCTGCCCTAAGGCAAATCTTTGAAACGGAACGACCCGCGATCGTGTTTCACTTAGCAGCCATTCGGATTCCTGGGCTTGCAGAGAAAATTATTCTTGAAACGGTTTCCAGTAATATTTTTGGTAGCCAAAATATTATCCAACTGTGTGAAGAATACAACGTTGAACAGTGCGTCTTTTCGTCAACAGGCAAAGCATCTCGTTATTGGACAGCTGAAGTGTATGCCGCTACTAAGAAAGTAAACGAGTGGTTGTTTGCTCATGCAGCTCAGACAGGCAATGTGCGATACAGTATGGTGCGGTTTACTCATATGTTGAACAACAGTTCAATGTGCGAGCAAATTGATAGTAGAGTGAACGCTGATCGCCCAGTTAATATTCATGCTCCAGAGCGCTATGTTGTTGGACAAAACGTTGGAGAAGCTGTCCATCTCTTGTTAAACAGTTTGTTATTTGCTGAACCGAAGCGTTTACGATTTATTTTGGTTCGTAATCTTGGATGGCCAACGGAAAGCCTGGAAGTTGCCCTTTATAAGATTTTAAAGTCCGGCAAGGATTTACCTATTTACTTTCAGGGAATTCCACCTGGGTATGAAGAACCATTTTTTTTAGGGCAAGTGGATTGGGATCATCCAACCGAAATTAATACGTTAATTAACGCTCTGGAAACAGAAAACTTCTCAACTATCAGCACATCTGGTGACATGATTGTTTCTGAGACCATTCCATTTTCGGCTTGTACCTTGATGGAACAACTTGTTCATCTAAAGCTGATGTGCACTGACCCATCTATTCCAGAAGGCGAGATTAAACAGCAACTATCTGAAGTTGTTCGGCAGGTCGCAGCAACGACCTTTTATCATGCCTCCCCCAAAAGAGTGCTTCAAATTTTGAAATGGGGCATCAACCTCAAGCAATATGAGCGAGGAGAATTTTATTTAGCTCCCTATCGCCCGTTTATCGAATTAGTTGTTCAGAGTCTTGCGAGTAGATTAGACCTTGATACGCTAAAAGAGTGTAGGATTTCTACGCAAGAGTTTAAGCGACTGCTTTCTGCACTTAACGCTTTTCCATCGATTCGAGACGAAGTTTGCCGAATGCAGAATATTGTCAGCTATTTTCGTGAAAACCATCCACGCAGTGCAGACGAGGTTGCCTGTGTTTAG
- a CDS encoding UDP-N-acetylglucosamine 1-carboxyvinyltransferase (IMG reference gene:2510094544~PFAM: EPSP synthase (3-phosphoshikimate 1-carboxyvinyltransferase)~TIGRFAM: UDP-N-acetylglucosamine 1-carboxyvinyltransferase~manually curated), with product MEDGPISLSPSLPNTHSSLEEQNSILEIWGGYSLSGNVKISGAKNSALVLMAGAILCPEECRLRNVPQLVDVARMGEILMSLGVKIKRQGDSLTIDASSIGQSKAPYELVSQLRASFFIIGPMLARLGVARIPLPGGCAIGARPVDLHVRGLQTLGADVQIDGGMVYASLKGGNKRLQGARIYLDYPSVGATETLMMAATLAEGETMIENAAQEPEVVDLANFCRAMGAKIRGAGTNAITIVGVRKMHTTDYSIIPDRVEAGTFMVAGAITRSEISLSPLIPDHLTAVIAKLQEIGVRVMQEGTNTLRIIPTDHYRATDIETLPYPGFPTDMQAQFMALMTLSEGDSVISETVFENRLRHVAELNRMGADIRVKGNIAIVRGVPMLSGAPVVATDLRASAALVLAGLAARGKTSIQGLHHLDRGYEQLETKLQQLGARLRRVSEATESLLPSSAPVVPK from the coding sequence TTGGAGGACGGACCCATTTCTCTCTCTCCTAGCTTACCCAATACCCATTCCTCCCTTGAGGAGCAAAACTCCATCCTAGAAATTTGGGGTGGTTACTCCCTTAGTGGAAACGTCAAAATCAGTGGGGCGAAAAATTCAGCGTTAGTGCTAATGGCAGGTGCAATTCTGTGTCCTGAGGAATGTCGCCTACGCAATGTTCCACAGCTTGTTGATGTAGCTCGGATGGGCGAGATTTTGATGTCCTTGGGCGTCAAAATCAAGCGGCAAGGAGATAGTTTGACGATTGACGCATCCTCAATTGGGCAATCGAAAGCACCTTATGAATTAGTCAGTCAACTACGTGCGAGCTTTTTCATCATCGGTCCCATGCTGGCTCGCTTGGGAGTTGCACGGATACCTCTCCCTGGAGGATGCGCGATTGGTGCTCGTCCAGTTGATTTACATGTCCGAGGCCTGCAAACTTTGGGAGCCGATGTTCAGATTGATGGCGGCATGGTTTACGCTTCGTTGAAGGGGGGGAACAAGCGCCTACAAGGAGCCAGAATTTACCTGGACTATCCCAGTGTTGGAGCAACAGAAACCTTAATGATGGCAGCCACCTTGGCAGAAGGTGAGACCATGATTGAGAATGCAGCTCAAGAGCCTGAAGTTGTCGACTTGGCGAACTTCTGTCGAGCAATGGGTGCCAAGATTCGTGGAGCGGGAACTAATGCCATTACGATTGTGGGTGTTCGTAAAATGCACACCACTGATTATTCCATTATTCCTGACCGTGTTGAAGCTGGAACTTTTATGGTGGCAGGAGCAATTACCCGGTCCGAAATTTCGTTGTCTCCTCTGATTCCTGACCATCTGACAGCCGTGATTGCCAAACTCCAGGAAATAGGTGTGCGGGTAATGCAGGAAGGCACTAATACTCTGCGTATCATTCCCACAGATCATTATCGAGCGACCGATATTGAAACGTTACCCTATCCAGGGTTCCCTACAGACATGCAGGCGCAGTTCATGGCGTTGATGACCCTCAGCGAAGGCGATAGTGTGATTTCTGAAACTGTGTTTGAAAATCGGTTGCGCCATGTGGCAGAACTCAACCGTATGGGTGCGGATATTCGGGTCAAGGGAAATATCGCGATTGTGCGAGGTGTGCCAATGCTATCGGGTGCTCCGGTTGTGGCTACTGATTTACGCGCCTCAGCCGCTCTAGTGTTGGCAGGGTTAGCTGCAAGAGGCAAAACCTCGATTCAAGGGCTTCACCATCTGGATCGCGGATATGAACAACTGGAAACAAAATTGCAGCAGTTAGGTGCCCGTTTGCGGCGAGTTTCAGAGGCAACTGAGTCACTGCTGCCTTCTAGTGCTCCGGTTGTGCCGAAGTAA
- a CDS encoding hypothetical protein (IMG reference gene:2510094547) — protein sequence MIGHSKFYWVIRNHLDKRAAILLLVSELANLRFFGSGIMSQQREVRRAAAQAFMESLEQLQQTLESADDKPKTSHPSGSRPSEVAAKPATQFDLNSWEDAIADIEQFISQQNNPT from the coding sequence ATGATTGGGCATTCTAAATTTTATTGGGTTATTCGCAATCATTTAGACAAAAGGGCTGCTATTTTGCTGCTTGTCAGTGAACTAGCTAACCTCCGTTTCTTTGGGAGTGGGATTATGAGTCAGCAGCGAGAAGTGCGCCGTGCCGCCGCTCAAGCCTTTATGGAGTCACTAGAGCAACTGCAACAAACATTAGAATCTGCTGATGACAAGCCTAAAACTTCGCATCCAAGTGGAAGTAGACCGTCTGAGGTGGCTGCCAAACCTGCCACTCAATTTGACTTGAATTCTTGGGAAGATGCGATCGCGGACATTGAACAGTTCATTAGCCAGCAAAACAATCCAACCTAA
- a CDS encoding hypothetical protein (IMG reference gene:2510094551), which produces MTEPGSIQSSWSVEEQGCLEWADPKGDAEKSSVRQLKLDLGELLPQNHHEVDEVDEIENLRSLVHKQKERIHHLEQALDQSLISLEELRFQLINQEFLENQLASTEEIANIQQRAITQLKQQLAQQEQALETQETQRQEQTYSFQLLLETVENLAEGQQNRLAQLKLHLHRAQNLPGSSLQSSNADPATGSFVVQPDIQHLTQQINSYQTTIQNLETELHHAHIALQEQQAVIASLQNASTSKQTQSSKGFLDNELFAAHCKIQDLETQISKQITTQAILQHTCEELEQARDRYCTRATELERQAAEMQEQILKQAQQASEYETAVQHWKDRYTKSQNFLLRLKFLVEQTVPSLTTELADMLATIQAISETPEPEHPTIPSPSSAKMDIPDFLARRNRYRVRS; this is translated from the coding sequence TTGACCGAACCTGGCTCAATTCAAAGTTCTTGGTCTGTTGAAGAACAGGGTTGCCTAGAGTGGGCAGACCCTAAAGGCGATGCTGAAAAATCTTCTGTCAGGCAACTCAAGCTGGATTTAGGAGAGCTTCTACCTCAAAATCATCATGAAGTCGATGAAGTCGATGAGATAGAAAATCTGCGATCGCTGGTTCACAAGCAAAAAGAGCGAATTCATCACTTAGAACAAGCACTTGACCAGTCTCTTATCTCGCTGGAAGAACTACGCTTTCAGTTGATTAATCAGGAATTTTTGGAGAACCAGTTAGCTTCAACTGAAGAGATTGCCAATATTCAACAGCGGGCAATCACCCAACTGAAACAACAACTGGCACAACAAGAGCAAGCCCTAGAAACTCAGGAAACTCAGCGGCAAGAGCAAACCTACTCATTTCAACTGCTACTAGAAACGGTAGAAAACTTAGCAGAAGGACAGCAAAATCGGCTAGCACAACTCAAACTTCACCTGCATCGCGCTCAAAACTTGCCAGGCTCATCTCTGCAATCTTCAAATGCAGATCCGGCAACAGGCAGTTTTGTGGTTCAACCCGATATCCAGCACTTGACTCAGCAGATCAACAGTTACCAAACGACAATCCAAAATCTGGAAACAGAGCTTCATCATGCCCACATTGCCTTACAAGAACAACAAGCAGTGATTGCAAGCCTGCAAAACGCCAGTACTTCTAAACAAACGCAGAGTAGTAAAGGCTTTCTGGATAATGAGTTATTTGCAGCCCATTGCAAAATCCAAGATCTGGAAACTCAAATCTCCAAACAAATCACGACTCAAGCAATTTTGCAGCATACCTGTGAGGAACTGGAACAAGCGCGCGATCGCTACTGTACACGCGCCACAGAACTGGAAAGACAGGCAGCCGAAATGCAAGAACAAATCTTGAAACAGGCACAGCAAGCAAGCGAATACGAGACAGCCGTTCAGCACTGGAAAGATCGATATACAAAAAGTCAAAACTTCCTGCTCCGTCTGAAATTTTTAGTCGAGCAAACTGTCCCTTCACTCACAACTGAACTCGCCGACATGTTAGCTACCATTCAAGCAATCTCAGAAACTCCAGAACCAGAACATCCCACCATACCGTCTCCCTCTAGTGCCAAAATGGACATCCCCGATTTTCTGGCACGGCGGAATCGCTATCGAGTTCGCTCCTAG